The following proteins are encoded in a genomic region of Coregonus clupeaformis isolate EN_2021a chromosome 14, ASM2061545v1, whole genome shotgun sequence:
- the LOC121580636 gene encoding uncharacterized protein LOC121580636 isoform X6: MWNDCESVSMVASSEQSQPSSLDTLDSEDTVIISDSPSRKRQRLDTEAKQLVESALTNKTGGERIINEYNRTKSLTDETRRKMVNMLAADMTEMNGTSPPRQVKEMYAKGIVTLFPYLSDPFSKNGYEHYYDGESGTGYLAWRIKTIQRGTAKDRRSSFGESAKGSTGEDMSGGPTVRRESQFVPETALTDDECNKAISLMKHSADADTIKKKMELTFVYRRKMILDPQQSSNILSEFPRFKDVKSLVEQDFVLMFGEDTSSKLLERWPVTFKKKIIKQCRKLPSTSELEELLLAADPPEDGTELDVDFGWDSDLSSVLLLIHLIPPSAQGRKRPGKVSASQAEKHLVVFKKTGTNIQEHLDAITTSAQPYLLAVGVKKNAIHQFFIIIDKNAIPCRSTSSLVAFDELFKAHFVFGTSYNTMLHNMYTFIQTTVYSIDAGKVKESPRVAEIRARLLH, translated from the exons ATGTGGAATGACTGCG AATCTGTCTCCATGGTGGCCTCTTCTGAGCAATCCCAACCATCATCCCTTGATACCTTGGACTCTGAGGATACAGTCATTATTTCAGATAGCCCCTCCAGAAAACGCCAGAGGCTGGATACAGAAGCCAAGCAA TTGGTGGAATCAGCTCTTACCAACAAAACCGGTGGGGAACGTATAATAAATGAATACAACCGAACCAAGTCCTTGACGGATGAAACAAGACGCAAAATGGTGAACATGCTGGCAGCTGACATGACAGAAATGAATGG TACATCTCCACCCAGACAGGTGAAAGAAATGTATGCCAAAGGAATAGTGACCTTATTCCCGTACCTCAGTGACCCATTCTCTAAGAATGGCTAT GAGCATTATTATGATGGCGAGAGTGGAACTGGGTACTTGGCCTGGAGGATTAAAACTATTCAGAGAGGCACCGCCAAAGACAGGCGATCATCATTCGGAG AATCAGCCAAAGGATCAACTGGTGAAGACATGTCTGGAGGACCGACTGTCAGACGAGAATCCCAGTTTGTTCCAGAGACTGCCCTGACTGATGATGAGTGCAACAAAGCAATCTCACTGATGAAACATTCTGCTGATGCAGACACAATCAAGAAGAAAATGGAACTGACGTTTGTGTATCGCCGCAAAATGATCCTCGACCCCCAGCAGTCAAGCAACATACTGTCTGAGTTTCCACGTTTTAAAGACGTCAAAAGCTTG GTTGAACAGGATTTTGTTCTAATGTTCGGAGAGGATACCTCAAGCAAGCTTCTGGAAAGGTGGCCGGTCACGTTCAAGAAAAAGATCATCAAACAATGCAGAAAGCTTCCATCCACAAGTGAGCTTGAAGAACTCTTGCTGGCAGCTGATCCTCCTGAGGATGGCACTGAATTGGATGTTGACTTTG GTTGGGACAGTGATCTGTCATCGGTTTTactgcttatacacctgattccACCCTCCGCTCAGGGTCGGAAGAGACCAGGAAAGGTTTCCGCATCCCAAGCAGAGAAACATCTTGTGGTATTCAAGAAG ACCGGAACAAACATTCAAGAGCATCTCGATGCCATCACTACTAGCGCTCAGCCCTATCTCCTAGCTGTTGGAGTTAAGAAGAATGCAATCCACCAGTTCTTCATCATTATCGACAAGAATGCCATACCTTGCAGGTCAACCTCTTCTCTTGTTGCTTTTGACGAACTATTTAAGGCACATTTTGTGTTTGGCACATCCTACAACACCATGCTCCACAACATGTACACTTTCATCCAAACTACAGTGTACAGCATCGATGCTGGCAAGGTCAAAGAGAGCCCTCGTGTTGCTGAAATCAGGGCGAGGTTACTTCATTAG
- the LOC121580636 gene encoding uncharacterized protein LOC121580636 isoform X3, with the protein MWNDCGSMLLKAKLGDVQKFVRITEPNLKDFLIAAFAKFGVPAVTEESVSMVASSEQSQPSSLDTLDSEDTVIISDSPSRKRQRLDTEAKQLVESALTNKTGGERIINEYNRTKSLTDETRRKMVNMLAADMTEMNGTSPPRQVKEMYAKGIVTLFPYLSDPFSKNGYEHYYDGESGTGYLAWRIKTIQRGTAKDRRSSFGESAKGSTGEDMSGGPTVRRESQFVPETALTDDECNKAISLMKHSADADTIKKKMELTFVYRRKMILDPQQSSNILSEFPRFKDVKSLVEQDFVLMFGEDTSSKLLERWPVTFKKKIIKQCRKLPSTSELEELLLAADPPEDGTELDVDFGWDSDLSSVLLLIHLIPPSAQGRKRPGKVSASQAEKHLVVFKKTGTNIQEHLDAITTSAQPYLLAVGVKKNAIHQFFIIIDKNAIPCRSTSSLVAFDELFKAHFVFGTSYNTMLHNMYTFIQTTVYSIDAGKVKESPRVAEIRARLLH; encoded by the exons ATGTGGAATGACTGCG GGAGCATGCTGCTTAAAGCTAAACTTGGAGATGTCCAAAAATTTGTCAGAATAACTGAGCCAAATCTGAAAGACTTTTTGATTGCAG CATTTGCAAAGTTTGGTGTCCCAGCTGTAACAGAAG AATCTGTCTCCATGGTGGCCTCTTCTGAGCAATCCCAACCATCATCCCTTGATACCTTGGACTCTGAGGATACAGTCATTATTTCAGATAGCCCCTCCAGAAAACGCCAGAGGCTGGATACAGAAGCCAAGCAA TTGGTGGAATCAGCTCTTACCAACAAAACCGGTGGGGAACGTATAATAAATGAATACAACCGAACCAAGTCCTTGACGGATGAAACAAGACGCAAAATGGTGAACATGCTGGCAGCTGACATGACAGAAATGAATGG TACATCTCCACCCAGACAGGTGAAAGAAATGTATGCCAAAGGAATAGTGACCTTATTCCCGTACCTCAGTGACCCATTCTCTAAGAATGGCTAT GAGCATTATTATGATGGCGAGAGTGGAACTGGGTACTTGGCCTGGAGGATTAAAACTATTCAGAGAGGCACCGCCAAAGACAGGCGATCATCATTCGGAG AATCAGCCAAAGGATCAACTGGTGAAGACATGTCTGGAGGACCGACTGTCAGACGAGAATCCCAGTTTGTTCCAGAGACTGCCCTGACTGATGATGAGTGCAACAAAGCAATCTCACTGATGAAACATTCTGCTGATGCAGACACAATCAAGAAGAAAATGGAACTGACGTTTGTGTATCGCCGCAAAATGATCCTCGACCCCCAGCAGTCAAGCAACATACTGTCTGAGTTTCCACGTTTTAAAGACGTCAAAAGCTTG GTTGAACAGGATTTTGTTCTAATGTTCGGAGAGGATACCTCAAGCAAGCTTCTGGAAAGGTGGCCGGTCACGTTCAAGAAAAAGATCATCAAACAATGCAGAAAGCTTCCATCCACAAGTGAGCTTGAAGAACTCTTGCTGGCAGCTGATCCTCCTGAGGATGGCACTGAATTGGATGTTGACTTTG GTTGGGACAGTGATCTGTCATCGGTTTTactgcttatacacctgattccACCCTCCGCTCAGGGTCGGAAGAGACCAGGAAAGGTTTCCGCATCCCAAGCAGAGAAACATCTTGTGGTATTCAAGAAG ACCGGAACAAACATTCAAGAGCATCTCGATGCCATCACTACTAGCGCTCAGCCCTATCTCCTAGCTGTTGGAGTTAAGAAGAATGCAATCCACCAGTTCTTCATCATTATCGACAAGAATGCCATACCTTGCAGGTCAACCTCTTCTCTTGTTGCTTTTGACGAACTATTTAAGGCACATTTTGTGTTTGGCACATCCTACAACACCATGCTCCACAACATGTACACTTTCATCCAAACTACAGTGTACAGCATCGATGCTGGCAAGGTCAAAGAGAGCCCTCGTGTTGCTGAAATCAGGGCGAGGTTACTTCATTAG
- the LOC121580636 gene encoding uncharacterized protein LOC121580636 isoform X5, which translates to MWNDCAFAKFGVPAVTEESVSMVASSEQSQPSSLDTLDSEDTVIISDSPSRKRQRLDTEAKQLVESALTNKTGGERIINEYNRTKSLTDETRRKMVNMLAADMTEMNGTSPPRQVKEMYAKGIVTLFPYLSDPFSKNGYEHYYDGESGTGYLAWRIKTIQRGTAKDRRSSFGESAKGSTGEDMSGGPTVRRESQFVPETALTDDECNKAISLMKHSADADTIKKKMELTFVYRRKMILDPQQSSNILSEFPRFKDVKSLVEQDFVLMFGEDTSSKLLERWPVTFKKKIIKQCRKLPSTSELEELLLAADPPEDGTELDVDFGWDSDLSSVLLLIHLIPPSAQGRKRPGKVSASQAEKHLVVFKKTGTNIQEHLDAITTSAQPYLLAVGVKKNAIHQFFIIIDKNAIPCRSTSSLVAFDELFKAHFVFGTSYNTMLHNMYTFIQTTVYSIDAGKVKESPRVAEIRARLLH; encoded by the exons ATGTGGAATGACTGCG CATTTGCAAAGTTTGGTGTCCCAGCTGTAACAGAAG AATCTGTCTCCATGGTGGCCTCTTCTGAGCAATCCCAACCATCATCCCTTGATACCTTGGACTCTGAGGATACAGTCATTATTTCAGATAGCCCCTCCAGAAAACGCCAGAGGCTGGATACAGAAGCCAAGCAA TTGGTGGAATCAGCTCTTACCAACAAAACCGGTGGGGAACGTATAATAAATGAATACAACCGAACCAAGTCCTTGACGGATGAAACAAGACGCAAAATGGTGAACATGCTGGCAGCTGACATGACAGAAATGAATGG TACATCTCCACCCAGACAGGTGAAAGAAATGTATGCCAAAGGAATAGTGACCTTATTCCCGTACCTCAGTGACCCATTCTCTAAGAATGGCTAT GAGCATTATTATGATGGCGAGAGTGGAACTGGGTACTTGGCCTGGAGGATTAAAACTATTCAGAGAGGCACCGCCAAAGACAGGCGATCATCATTCGGAG AATCAGCCAAAGGATCAACTGGTGAAGACATGTCTGGAGGACCGACTGTCAGACGAGAATCCCAGTTTGTTCCAGAGACTGCCCTGACTGATGATGAGTGCAACAAAGCAATCTCACTGATGAAACATTCTGCTGATGCAGACACAATCAAGAAGAAAATGGAACTGACGTTTGTGTATCGCCGCAAAATGATCCTCGACCCCCAGCAGTCAAGCAACATACTGTCTGAGTTTCCACGTTTTAAAGACGTCAAAAGCTTG GTTGAACAGGATTTTGTTCTAATGTTCGGAGAGGATACCTCAAGCAAGCTTCTGGAAAGGTGGCCGGTCACGTTCAAGAAAAAGATCATCAAACAATGCAGAAAGCTTCCATCCACAAGTGAGCTTGAAGAACTCTTGCTGGCAGCTGATCCTCCTGAGGATGGCACTGAATTGGATGTTGACTTTG GTTGGGACAGTGATCTGTCATCGGTTTTactgcttatacacctgattccACCCTCCGCTCAGGGTCGGAAGAGACCAGGAAAGGTTTCCGCATCCCAAGCAGAGAAACATCTTGTGGTATTCAAGAAG ACCGGAACAAACATTCAAGAGCATCTCGATGCCATCACTACTAGCGCTCAGCCCTATCTCCTAGCTGTTGGAGTTAAGAAGAATGCAATCCACCAGTTCTTCATCATTATCGACAAGAATGCCATACCTTGCAGGTCAACCTCTTCTCTTGTTGCTTTTGACGAACTATTTAAGGCACATTTTGTGTTTGGCACATCCTACAACACCATGCTCCACAACATGTACACTTTCATCCAAACTACAGTGTACAGCATCGATGCTGGCAAGGTCAAAGAGAGCCCTCGTGTTGCTGAAATCAGGGCGAGGTTACTTCATTAG
- the LOC121580636 gene encoding uncharacterized protein LOC121580636 isoform X1 codes for MWNDCGSMLLKAKLGDVQKFVRITEPNLKDFLIAAFAKFGVPAVTEGVKIVDSSGTELDDDVFEDIIKDPSTGVLTIKYDSESVSMVASSEQSQPSSLDTLDSEDTVIISDSPSRKRQRLDTEAKQLVESALTNKTGGERIINEYNRTKSLTDETRRKMVNMLAADMTEMNGTSPPRQVKEMYAKGIVTLFPYLSDPFSKNGYEHYYDGESGTGYLAWRIKTIQRGTAKDRRSSFGESAKGSTGEDMSGGPTVRRESQFVPETALTDDECNKAISLMKHSADADTIKKKMELTFVYRRKMILDPQQSSNILSEFPRFKDVKSLVEQDFVLMFGEDTSSKLLERWPVTFKKKIIKQCRKLPSTSELEELLLAADPPEDGTELDVDFGWDSDLSSVLLLIHLIPPSAQGRKRPGKVSASQAEKHLVVFKKTGTNIQEHLDAITTSAQPYLLAVGVKKNAIHQFFIIIDKNAIPCRSTSSLVAFDELFKAHFVFGTSYNTMLHNMYTFIQTTVYSIDAGKVKESPRVAEIRARLLH; via the exons ATGTGGAATGACTGCG GGAGCATGCTGCTTAAAGCTAAACTTGGAGATGTCCAAAAATTTGTCAGAATAACTGAGCCAAATCTGAAAGACTTTTTGATTGCAG CATTTGCAAAGTTTGGTGTCCCAGCTGTAACAGAAGGTGTGAAAATTGTTGACAGTTCAGGGACTGAATTGGATGATGATGTTTTTGAGGATATTATAAAGGATCCCTCAACTGGGGTGCTAACCATCAAATATGACTCAG AATCTGTCTCCATGGTGGCCTCTTCTGAGCAATCCCAACCATCATCCCTTGATACCTTGGACTCTGAGGATACAGTCATTATTTCAGATAGCCCCTCCAGAAAACGCCAGAGGCTGGATACAGAAGCCAAGCAA TTGGTGGAATCAGCTCTTACCAACAAAACCGGTGGGGAACGTATAATAAATGAATACAACCGAACCAAGTCCTTGACGGATGAAACAAGACGCAAAATGGTGAACATGCTGGCAGCTGACATGACAGAAATGAATGG TACATCTCCACCCAGACAGGTGAAAGAAATGTATGCCAAAGGAATAGTGACCTTATTCCCGTACCTCAGTGACCCATTCTCTAAGAATGGCTAT GAGCATTATTATGATGGCGAGAGTGGAACTGGGTACTTGGCCTGGAGGATTAAAACTATTCAGAGAGGCACCGCCAAAGACAGGCGATCATCATTCGGAG AATCAGCCAAAGGATCAACTGGTGAAGACATGTCTGGAGGACCGACTGTCAGACGAGAATCCCAGTTTGTTCCAGAGACTGCCCTGACTGATGATGAGTGCAACAAAGCAATCTCACTGATGAAACATTCTGCTGATGCAGACACAATCAAGAAGAAAATGGAACTGACGTTTGTGTATCGCCGCAAAATGATCCTCGACCCCCAGCAGTCAAGCAACATACTGTCTGAGTTTCCACGTTTTAAAGACGTCAAAAGCTTG GTTGAACAGGATTTTGTTCTAATGTTCGGAGAGGATACCTCAAGCAAGCTTCTGGAAAGGTGGCCGGTCACGTTCAAGAAAAAGATCATCAAACAATGCAGAAAGCTTCCATCCACAAGTGAGCTTGAAGAACTCTTGCTGGCAGCTGATCCTCCTGAGGATGGCACTGAATTGGATGTTGACTTTG GTTGGGACAGTGATCTGTCATCGGTTTTactgcttatacacctgattccACCCTCCGCTCAGGGTCGGAAGAGACCAGGAAAGGTTTCCGCATCCCAAGCAGAGAAACATCTTGTGGTATTCAAGAAG ACCGGAACAAACATTCAAGAGCATCTCGATGCCATCACTACTAGCGCTCAGCCCTATCTCCTAGCTGTTGGAGTTAAGAAGAATGCAATCCACCAGTTCTTCATCATTATCGACAAGAATGCCATACCTTGCAGGTCAACCTCTTCTCTTGTTGCTTTTGACGAACTATTTAAGGCACATTTTGTGTTTGGCACATCCTACAACACCATGCTCCACAACATGTACACTTTCATCCAAACTACAGTGTACAGCATCGATGCTGGCAAGGTCAAAGAGAGCCCTCGTGTTGCTGAAATCAGGGCGAGGTTACTTCATTAG
- the LOC121580636 gene encoding uncharacterized protein LOC121580636 isoform X2: protein MWNDCAFAKFGVPAVTEGVKIVDSSGTELDDDVFEDIIKDPSTGVLTIKYDSESVSMVASSEQSQPSSLDTLDSEDTVIISDSPSRKRQRLDTEAKQLVESALTNKTGGERIINEYNRTKSLTDETRRKMVNMLAADMTEMNGTSPPRQVKEMYAKGIVTLFPYLSDPFSKNGYEHYYDGESGTGYLAWRIKTIQRGTAKDRRSSFGESAKGSTGEDMSGGPTVRRESQFVPETALTDDECNKAISLMKHSADADTIKKKMELTFVYRRKMILDPQQSSNILSEFPRFKDVKSLVEQDFVLMFGEDTSSKLLERWPVTFKKKIIKQCRKLPSTSELEELLLAADPPEDGTELDVDFGWDSDLSSVLLLIHLIPPSAQGRKRPGKVSASQAEKHLVVFKKTGTNIQEHLDAITTSAQPYLLAVGVKKNAIHQFFIIIDKNAIPCRSTSSLVAFDELFKAHFVFGTSYNTMLHNMYTFIQTTVYSIDAGKVKESPRVAEIRARLLH from the exons ATGTGGAATGACTGCG CATTTGCAAAGTTTGGTGTCCCAGCTGTAACAGAAGGTGTGAAAATTGTTGACAGTTCAGGGACTGAATTGGATGATGATGTTTTTGAGGATATTATAAAGGATCCCTCAACTGGGGTGCTAACCATCAAATATGACTCAG AATCTGTCTCCATGGTGGCCTCTTCTGAGCAATCCCAACCATCATCCCTTGATACCTTGGACTCTGAGGATACAGTCATTATTTCAGATAGCCCCTCCAGAAAACGCCAGAGGCTGGATACAGAAGCCAAGCAA TTGGTGGAATCAGCTCTTACCAACAAAACCGGTGGGGAACGTATAATAAATGAATACAACCGAACCAAGTCCTTGACGGATGAAACAAGACGCAAAATGGTGAACATGCTGGCAGCTGACATGACAGAAATGAATGG TACATCTCCACCCAGACAGGTGAAAGAAATGTATGCCAAAGGAATAGTGACCTTATTCCCGTACCTCAGTGACCCATTCTCTAAGAATGGCTAT GAGCATTATTATGATGGCGAGAGTGGAACTGGGTACTTGGCCTGGAGGATTAAAACTATTCAGAGAGGCACCGCCAAAGACAGGCGATCATCATTCGGAG AATCAGCCAAAGGATCAACTGGTGAAGACATGTCTGGAGGACCGACTGTCAGACGAGAATCCCAGTTTGTTCCAGAGACTGCCCTGACTGATGATGAGTGCAACAAAGCAATCTCACTGATGAAACATTCTGCTGATGCAGACACAATCAAGAAGAAAATGGAACTGACGTTTGTGTATCGCCGCAAAATGATCCTCGACCCCCAGCAGTCAAGCAACATACTGTCTGAGTTTCCACGTTTTAAAGACGTCAAAAGCTTG GTTGAACAGGATTTTGTTCTAATGTTCGGAGAGGATACCTCAAGCAAGCTTCTGGAAAGGTGGCCGGTCACGTTCAAGAAAAAGATCATCAAACAATGCAGAAAGCTTCCATCCACAAGTGAGCTTGAAGAACTCTTGCTGGCAGCTGATCCTCCTGAGGATGGCACTGAATTGGATGTTGACTTTG GTTGGGACAGTGATCTGTCATCGGTTTTactgcttatacacctgattccACCCTCCGCTCAGGGTCGGAAGAGACCAGGAAAGGTTTCCGCATCCCAAGCAGAGAAACATCTTGTGGTATTCAAGAAG ACCGGAACAAACATTCAAGAGCATCTCGATGCCATCACTACTAGCGCTCAGCCCTATCTCCTAGCTGTTGGAGTTAAGAAGAATGCAATCCACCAGTTCTTCATCATTATCGACAAGAATGCCATACCTTGCAGGTCAACCTCTTCTCTTGTTGCTTTTGACGAACTATTTAAGGCACATTTTGTGTTTGGCACATCCTACAACACCATGCTCCACAACATGTACACTTTCATCCAAACTACAGTGTACAGCATCGATGCTGGCAAGGTCAAAGAGAGCCCTCGTGTTGCTGAAATCAGGGCGAGGTTACTTCATTAG
- the LOC121580636 gene encoding uncharacterized protein LOC121580636 isoform X4, translating to MWNDCGSMLLKAKLGDVQKFVRITEPNLKDFLIAESVSMVASSEQSQPSSLDTLDSEDTVIISDSPSRKRQRLDTEAKQLVESALTNKTGGERIINEYNRTKSLTDETRRKMVNMLAADMTEMNGTSPPRQVKEMYAKGIVTLFPYLSDPFSKNGYEHYYDGESGTGYLAWRIKTIQRGTAKDRRSSFGESAKGSTGEDMSGGPTVRRESQFVPETALTDDECNKAISLMKHSADADTIKKKMELTFVYRRKMILDPQQSSNILSEFPRFKDVKSLVEQDFVLMFGEDTSSKLLERWPVTFKKKIIKQCRKLPSTSELEELLLAADPPEDGTELDVDFGWDSDLSSVLLLIHLIPPSAQGRKRPGKVSASQAEKHLVVFKKTGTNIQEHLDAITTSAQPYLLAVGVKKNAIHQFFIIIDKNAIPCRSTSSLVAFDELFKAHFVFGTSYNTMLHNMYTFIQTTVYSIDAGKVKESPRVAEIRARLLH from the exons ATGTGGAATGACTGCG GGAGCATGCTGCTTAAAGCTAAACTTGGAGATGTCCAAAAATTTGTCAGAATAACTGAGCCAAATCTGAAAGACTTTTTGATTGCAG AATCTGTCTCCATGGTGGCCTCTTCTGAGCAATCCCAACCATCATCCCTTGATACCTTGGACTCTGAGGATACAGTCATTATTTCAGATAGCCCCTCCAGAAAACGCCAGAGGCTGGATACAGAAGCCAAGCAA TTGGTGGAATCAGCTCTTACCAACAAAACCGGTGGGGAACGTATAATAAATGAATACAACCGAACCAAGTCCTTGACGGATGAAACAAGACGCAAAATGGTGAACATGCTGGCAGCTGACATGACAGAAATGAATGG TACATCTCCACCCAGACAGGTGAAAGAAATGTATGCCAAAGGAATAGTGACCTTATTCCCGTACCTCAGTGACCCATTCTCTAAGAATGGCTAT GAGCATTATTATGATGGCGAGAGTGGAACTGGGTACTTGGCCTGGAGGATTAAAACTATTCAGAGAGGCACCGCCAAAGACAGGCGATCATCATTCGGAG AATCAGCCAAAGGATCAACTGGTGAAGACATGTCTGGAGGACCGACTGTCAGACGAGAATCCCAGTTTGTTCCAGAGACTGCCCTGACTGATGATGAGTGCAACAAAGCAATCTCACTGATGAAACATTCTGCTGATGCAGACACAATCAAGAAGAAAATGGAACTGACGTTTGTGTATCGCCGCAAAATGATCCTCGACCCCCAGCAGTCAAGCAACATACTGTCTGAGTTTCCACGTTTTAAAGACGTCAAAAGCTTG GTTGAACAGGATTTTGTTCTAATGTTCGGAGAGGATACCTCAAGCAAGCTTCTGGAAAGGTGGCCGGTCACGTTCAAGAAAAAGATCATCAAACAATGCAGAAAGCTTCCATCCACAAGTGAGCTTGAAGAACTCTTGCTGGCAGCTGATCCTCCTGAGGATGGCACTGAATTGGATGTTGACTTTG GTTGGGACAGTGATCTGTCATCGGTTTTactgcttatacacctgattccACCCTCCGCTCAGGGTCGGAAGAGACCAGGAAAGGTTTCCGCATCCCAAGCAGAGAAACATCTTGTGGTATTCAAGAAG ACCGGAACAAACATTCAAGAGCATCTCGATGCCATCACTACTAGCGCTCAGCCCTATCTCCTAGCTGTTGGAGTTAAGAAGAATGCAATCCACCAGTTCTTCATCATTATCGACAAGAATGCCATACCTTGCAGGTCAACCTCTTCTCTTGTTGCTTTTGACGAACTATTTAAGGCACATTTTGTGTTTGGCACATCCTACAACACCATGCTCCACAACATGTACACTTTCATCCAAACTACAGTGTACAGCATCGATGCTGGCAAGGTCAAAGAGAGCCCTCGTGTTGCTGAAATCAGGGCGAGGTTACTTCATTAG